A genomic stretch from Streptobacillus ratti includes:
- a CDS encoding PQQ-binding-like beta-propeller repeat protein has translation MTNNNILLACNDEIFLIDSSEFKIIWKQKVLGIASRHVVISDDKNVYYTTLKGRIGSIDLKTGNKVWEISTQEGLIFSPPSIYGKTLFVLADCVVYLIDKTTGSVYFKKIIGHSPYSAPIIFNNNLFIGGGEPPLNGVLLSFDIKHSLNEIKNKEEVLKVIEFGNYVENNKMQISIIFEKKVKNVYLDVSVISNDNIIKPIDIKENNYIFEFNLKKNNLSGLYSLPITFEKENFKKSEMIIINLILKETKSKK, from the coding sequence ATAACAAATAATAATATACTTTTAGCATGTAATGATGAAATTTTTCTAATTGATAGTTCTGAGTTTAAAATTATTTGGAAACAAAAAGTTTTAGGAATAGCAAGTCGTCATGTTGTAATTTCTGATGACAAAAATGTATATTATACGACTTTGAAAGGAAGAATAGGTTCAATAGACTTAAAAACTGGTAATAAAGTTTGGGAAATTTCAACTCAAGAGGGTTTAATATTTTCTCCCCCTAGTATATATGGAAAAACATTATTTGTTTTAGCAGATTGTGTAGTTTATCTTATAGATAAAACAACGGGAAGTGTGTATTTTAAAAAAATAATTGGTCATTCTCCATACAGTGCCCCAATTATTTTTAATAATAATTTATTTATAGGTGGAGGAGAACCACCATTAAATGGAGTTCTACTTTCTTTTGATATAAAGCATAGTTTAAATGAAATTAAAAATAAAGAAGAAGTTTTAAAAGTTATTGAATTTGGAAATTATGTAGAAAACAATAAAATGCAGATTTCAATTATATTTGAAAAAAAAGTTAAAAATGTATACCTAGATGTTTCTGTTATATCAAATGATAATATAATCAAACCAATAGATATTAAAGAAAACAATTATATATTTGAATTTAATTTAAAAAAAAATAACCTTAGTGGATTGTATTCTCTTCCAATTACATTTGAAAAAGAAAATTTTAAAAAATCAGAAATGATAATTATAAATTTAATTTTAAAAGAAACTAAATCAAAAAAATAA
- a CDS encoding C39 family peptidase, which translates to MIKKKETYGKVNIKKVTGLAPVISYEPWVLRSIESVKQSIIDGKPVLIRLHSAASYPCKNKEDNYKLDLESHAVLIVGFNDEENNFDIVDPWNNFEGNRKVIYKLSYEEYPLLCVNCSLSKDTIITEVSLDIEKVIIGNHSGIKLKLGLYTPKGYIIDQNNTYINDIKLEINYTLKGKEKHSEVEIKGNYKIGEYAYKTISLGENINEKIKFNIKSTVTIHGIRPYKYDDKIITEYTFIDKFENKNNENSSLEIVKLERVI; encoded by the coding sequence ATGATTAAAAAAAAAGAAACTTATGGTAAAGTAAATATTAAGAAAGTAACAGGATTAGCTCCTGTTATAAGCTATGAACCTTGGGTTTTAAGATCAATAGAAAGTGTCAAACAATCTATAATCGATGGTAAGCCGGTTTTAATAAGATTACATTCAGCAGCGAGTTATCCATGCAAAAATAAAGAAGATAATTATAAATTAGATTTAGAATCACACGCAGTTTTAATAGTTGGATTTAATGATGAAGAAAATAATTTTGATATCGTAGACCCATGGAACAACTTTGAAGGTAATAGAAAAGTTATATATAAATTATCGTATGAAGAATACCCACTTTTATGTGTAAACTGTTCACTTTCAAAAGATACAATAATAACTGAAGTTTCATTGGATATAGAAAAGGTAATAATCGGAAACCATTCAGGTATCAAATTAAAATTAGGTTTATACACACCTAAAGGATATATTATAGACCAAAACAATACATATATAAATGATATAAAACTAGAAATCAATTATACTTTAAAAGGAAAAGAAAAACATAGTGAAGTAGAAATAAAAGGAAATTATAAAATAGGTGAATATGCTTATAAAACTATATCTTTAGGTGAAAATATTAATGAAAAAATTAAATTTAATATTAAATCAACAGTAACTATTCATGGAATAAGACCTTATAAATATGATGATAAAATTATAACAGAATATACATTTATTGATAAATTTGAAAATAAAAATAACGAAAATTCTTCTCTAGAAATAGTAAAACTAGAAAGAGTAATATAA